Genomic DNA from Spirochaeta cellobiosiphila DSM 17781:
ACTAAAGAAGGATTCCAAAGGATCTATCCTCTGCTTAGTAGGACCTCCCGGAGTGGGGAAAACCAGTATTGGTAAGTCTGTAGCAACAGCTTTAGGTCGCCCTTTCTTCCGTTTTAGTGTAGGAGGCATGCGGGATGAAGCAGAAATCAAAGGACATCGCCGTACTTATGTAGGAGCCATGCCTGGTAAGATCATCCAGGGAATGAAAATAGTGGGCGACAAAGCTCCTGTATTCATGATTGATGAAATAGACAAACTGGGACAGAGCTATCAAGGGGATCCTTCCAGTGCCTTACTAGAAGTACTGGACCCTGAACAGAATATCAACTTCAGAGATCATTACCTGGATCTCCCCTTTGACATAAGTCATGTTATGTTTGTGGCAACAGCTAATACTCTGGATACCATTCCTAGACCCTTACTGGACAGAATGGAAATCATACGCCTCTCCGGCTATATTGCAGAAGAAAAGATAGCCATTGCCAAGAAATACATCATTCCCAAGTCCCTTGAAAAGAATGGTCTCAAAAAGAAGGACGTTAAATATCTCAAAAGCGGACTTGATGGGATTGCCACCAACTACGCACGTGAAGCAGGTATGCGTAACTTTGAAAAGATGATCGAAAAGGTTCATCGTAAGATCGCAAAGAAAATCGTACTAAAAGAAGAAGAAGGCCCCTTCTCTATTGGAGAAGATAATCTCAAGGATTTTCTGGGTCAGCCCATCTTCCGTGAAGATGAAATCAAAGCAGTTACAGCTCCCGGTATGACCATAGGTTTAGCCTGGACAAACTTCGGCGGAGATACTCTGATCATAGAAGCGCTGGCGACAAAAGGAAAAGGTGGTTTAAAACTCACAGGCCAAATGGGTGAAGTAATGCAGGAATCAGCCAGTATAGCCTATACCTATGTTAAATCCATTGCAGAAAAATGGGGTGTTGAACCTAAATGGTTTGATGAACATGCTATTCACCTGCATATTCCTGAAGGAGCTACCCCAAAAGATGGACCCAGTGCAGGTATCACCATGGCCTCTGCCCTGTTAAGTTTAGTAACAGGTAAGGTGATTAAAAAGCATCTAGGAATGACAGGAGAACTATCTCTTGCGGGTAAAGTCATGCCCATAGGAGGTCTCAAAGAGAAGACCATTGCTGCTCGAAGGAATAAATTGAAGCATATTATCATCCCCTATCACAACTCCAGGGACTTGGAAGAAATCCCTGAACATGTTAAAAAGGGTATAAAATTTTATCCAGTAGAGCATATAAATGAAGTATTTGACATCATATTTTAAGACAGGAGGCTTAGTCCTCCTTCTTCTATTAGCAAGCTGTAGTAAGCCAGAACAGGCAGAAGCTGATCCTACAGAGGACACAAAAACGATCAATATTATCAATCCAGATTATACGTACACAGCGGATGAGTTCGAAGCACTCCTTGTTAATTTACCAGAAGACATGGCACAAAAGATCAGACAAAATCCTAGTGAGTTCTTATCAGATCTCGAAAGGATTTGGAAATACCCAGCGGATTACTTTGTGATTGCGGACAAAACCCACGCCTTAGGACCAGATTATAAACCTAAAGATTTACGTAAGCTAACAGACTTTCCACATTTAACATTAAGCCGTAATGATTTATCACTTAGACAAATTGTTTTAGATGATTTGTTTGAAATGGTAGAGGATGCTCGCCTAGAAGGCTTAACCATTATGGTGTCCTCTACTTATCGTTCTTATGATTACCAAAAAGCTCTCTTTGAGAGGTATGTAGGAGAGATCGGTTATGAGCAAGCATCTAGGGAAAGTGCTATTGCTGGAACCAGTCAGCACCAGTTAGGAACAGTTATTGATTTTGGAAGCATCACCGATGCCTATGCCAATACAGCGCCAGGAAAATGGTTGATGGCCAATTCATGGAAGTATGGTTTTTCCCTCAGTTATCCTGATGGTTATGAAGAGGTCACAGGTTATCGTTATGAGAACTGGCACTATCGATGGATTACAAAAGAAGGTTGTGAGTTACAAAGAAAGTGGTTTGGAGATATTCAACACTATCTGATCAACTTCCTTAATGATAATAGGGAAGACTTACTGGCCCATTACAAAAAGGATGTTAATCCTGCAGAATAAGACAAGAGGCTGAATAAATCAGCCTCTTTTTTATACTCTAAAAGAAAACTCTTCAATTTTCATTCTAGCTCTAGCCTCTGTTTCTTTTCCTTGCAGATTAGACATTAACCTTTCTGGCGGACCATTGTATCCAATAGCTATAGCTGTAATAGGTTTGATATCACTAGGAATATTAAGAAGTTCCACAGCTTTATCCGGATAAAACCCAGCCATTTGGTGAACTTTGATACCCATACTTTCTGCTTGAATAGTCATGGAAAACACAGATTGACCTAAATCATACACAGCATGATTATTATCCTTACCTGAATGACCAAACATAGTGTGAGCGCTAGCAATCATTAAGACACTAGCCCGTCTGGCCCAATCCTGATTTGGTTTCTTAAGACATTCCCATATCTTATCAAAACCTTCCGTATCCCTATGGGCATAATAAAAACGCCAAGGCTGTTCATTAAATGAACTTGGGGCCCATCTGGCGGCCTCTAATAGTCTATCAAAGTCCTCAGGAGCCAGAGGTTTTTCCCAGAATGATCGAGGGCTCCACCTCTCCTGTAGTAAACTAGTGATATGATGATCCGTTCGTGCTGTCTTTATTCCCATACAGTTAATATACCCAGAATTAAGAATAAAGTAAATTTAGGAAGATTTCTCACGCAGATCTTTTAGCCATTGAGGCATCTCTTCTCCATCAGGAACAAAGACTAAAGCATCTGAGTTAATACAGTAACGAAGTCCTGTTGGCTGAGGGCCATCAGGAAAAATATGCCCTAAATGGCTGCCACTTAGGGAATCAACTACCTCCACACGAGACATACCAAGACTATTATCTTCTATAAATACCATATTATCCTTGTAAGGAGAGTTATAAAAACTAGGCCATCCACAATGGGATTCATACTTTTGATCTGTACGAAACAATTCTTGTCCAGTCGCTTTTGAATAGAAAGTGCCCTGCTTATCAACATGATTATATTCCCCAGTGTGAGGATATTCCGTGTCTTTTTGTCTAAGAATTCCATAAGCCTTTGGGGACAACTGCTTCTTCCACTCTTCTTCGCTTTGCTTAAAGGTATATTCAGGTTCTTCCCCTGCTTTATAAATCTTCAACTCATCATCTGATTTGTCTGTCATTTCCTACCCCCATAAGAATTTAAGCATAATTTCGAAAAAGGCAAGGCCCTCAAAAAGTGCAAACAAACTGATCCCATACTTTAATAAAAGTTTGAACTCTCATATCTATTTAACCAATCTATGCTACTAAAAGCAGTTCGAGACTGCATTGCATCAAACGCAATATTAAATAAACAAAATAGCACGAATAAGAACACTAAAAGGAATAGACTTAAGCAGAAGCTAGTTGTATGGTGATAAAAACCAATACCAATAAGAGGTCGCATATGAATTATTTCAATTCCATACCTTTCCGTTCCCAGATGCAACAACTAGGAACATGTCGTTTTATGGATAAAGCTGAATTTTCCAATGGAGTAGATATACTCAAGGGCAAGAAGATTGTCATTGTCGGATGTGGGTCTCAAGGACTCAACCAGGGTCTTAACCTAAGAGATTCCGGTTTAGATGTAAGTTATGCTCTTCGAGCTGCTTCTATTGAAGCCAAGCGTCCTAGTTATATCAATGCCACTGAGAACAACTTTAAGGTTGGAACTTACGAAGAAATGATTCCTCAGGCAGATGTAGTTATTAACTTAACTCCCGACAAACAGCACTCAGGTGTTATCGATGCCGTTATGCCTCTTATGAAGAAAGACACTGTGCTCTCCTACAGCCATGGTTTTAACATCGTAGAAGAAGGAAAACAGATACGTAAAGATATTACTGTTATTATGATGGCACCCAAATCACCGGGATCCGAGGTTCGTGAAGAATACAAAAGAGGATTTGGAGTTCCTACCCTTATCGCTGTACACCCTGAAAACGACCCTAATGGTGACGGATTGGAATATGCCAAAGCTTATGCAGTAGGAACAGGGGGAGATAAAGCTGGAGTTCTTCAATCAAGCTTTGTTGCTGAAGTTAAATCAGATCTTATGGGTGAACAAACCATCCTTTGTGGTATGCTTCAAGCAGGATCTATCCTTTGTTTTGATAAAATGGTAGCCGAAGGTATAGAGCCTTCCTATGCCTCCAAGTTAGTACAATTTGGCTGGGAGACCATCACAGAAGCCCTTAAACACGGGGGTATCACCAACATGATGGACAGACTAAGCAATCCTGATAAAATCACAGCTTTTGCTTTAGCAGAAGAACTCAAAGACCTAATGACAGACCTATACTTCAAACATCAGGATGATATTATCTCCGGTAAGTTCTCTGAAACGATGATGGCCGACTGGGCTAAAGATGATATAGACCTTCTCACCTGGCGGGAAGAAACAAACAAGACCGCTTTTGAAACAACAGGAATCACAAAAGAAGAAATCACAGAACAAGAATACTTTGATAAGGGTATCCTTATGGTAGCCATGGTAAAAGCTGGTGTTGAGCTGGCCTTTGAAGTTATGGTGGAATCCGGCATAAAGGAAGAATCAGCATATTATGAATCTCTTCACGAGCTTCCCCTTATTGCCAATACAATCGCCCGTAAGAAACTCTATGAAATGAATAAAATCATATCTGATACAGCAGAATACGGTACTTACCTATTCGCAAATGCAGCCATTCCTTTATTACGTGACTGGGTTAACGAACAAGCTCAGGATGTTATTGGTCGCATCAGTGAAAAGGAAGACAACAGCGTGAATAACATTGACCTCGTGACCATTAATGATGAGATCCGAAATCACCCCATTGAAGAAGTGGGTCGCACACTTCGATCTTATATGACTGCTATGAAGTCAATCTATTAAGATATTTTAACAAAACCTACTCTTGATAAACCCGCCTCCCTGGCGGGTTCTTTACTCTTAACAATACTCTTACCATCTGCAAGAACAGCCGTTAATTAAAACAATGTTTTCACTAGGATCCTCTAAAATTGGAAAAACTGGCCAATATTGACCACTCCTATAAATCTGTAAGAATAACTGGAATACCTGGATAAAACATAATGTACGAATAAACAAACAGTTCTTAAATATAGCCTTTCAATTTGTAAACAAATGTCCCTAACCACTCTTTAAAGACAAAGGCAGTATTGAGAACGCTCCGCTCATTAGGAAGGAATTTGTATAACCCTCTTTGCTGTTGGGACCTGAAATCCACAGGGTAAGGATCGCATTGGTATCCCAGTTTATTAAAGCAACCTAGCGCCCGTTTCATGTGAAAGGCACTGGTTACTAATAAGACCTTGCTGTTCTCAATAGATAGAAGATCCTTCGTATAAAGGGCATTTTCATAGGTATTACGACTTTTTGATTCTATGAGAATTTGAGATTCATCCAATTGATATTCTAACCACGGTAATAGCATATCTGCTTCTGAATCGTCCTGATTCATAATGTCACCACTACCACCTGTAAAGATGAGCTTCGACGCTATCCCTTTTTTGACTAGATGTACCCCTTGGAGAATACGATCCACACTGGCATTGAACTCAGGAAGTTCTGTCTTACTATGGGCGATATCTACAAATCCTCCTAAGACAATGACATAATCATAGTGAGGGGTACCAAGTCTTTGAGGTTTCAACTCTACAGATTTAACCAACCAATCACTAATTAGGGGAGTACTGACCAGATAAAGGAAAAGTACACAATACTTATACCCCTTAGGTTTCTTTAGAATTTTCAGGAGGATCAATATCAATAAAAAGAGAAAAACCGGATGTGTTATATATCCTATGGTCTTGGATAAGAAAAAAAACACACGCTACTCCTGATCTATCATTTTCTTTTTTGTATCTATATGAATTGTATCAATATTGTTCAGAGATGATAAGAAGTATTAATACATAAAAAAACCGGGCTTTCACCCGGTCTTTTATAGATAAGTTCTATCTTACCTAGATATGAATAGCCCAACCTTCTGCAGCTCTTGCAGCTTCCATTACACCTTCACTTAATGTGGGGTGAGCATGGACAAGGGTGGCAATATCTTCAGGTAATAACTCTGCTTTCTTAGCCAATAGCAGTTCATGAATCAACTCTGTGGCCTGTGGTCCGACAACATGACATCCAAGGATCTCTTTTGTCTTAGGATCAAAGAGGATCTTTACTAAACCATCCTGCTGACCGATAGCTACGGCTTTACCAATAGCGACAAAGGGGAAAAGAGCTTTTTCATAAGCAATACCGGCCTCTTTAGCGCGAGCTTCATTGTATCCAAAGCTGGCAATCTGGGGTTCACAGTAGGTTGCTCCAGGGATTAATTGAGGATCAAGCTTCTTCTCATGTCCTACACCAGCCATGTGTTCTACCGCGATTTCCCCTTCTTTGCTAGCGACATGAGCTAACAAAGGACTAGGAACGATATCACCAATGGCATAAATACTAGGGACTCCTGTCTGATAGTAGTCCCCTACTTTTACAAATCCCCGTTCAATTCTAATTCCAAGCTCTTCTAATCCTAAGTTAGCTGTATTAGGTACACGACCTACTGCCACAAGGATCTTATCAGCTTTGATAGTATCTTCTTTACCATCTTTTTCAACAGTTACAGTTACGGAGGACTTTGTCTTCTTAAGGGACTTCGCTGTTGTTCCTGTCAGGAACTTAACACCTCTGTTTTTGAAGGCCTTTTCCACAACCTTGGCTGTGTCTCTGTCTTCTACAGGGAGAATATTAGGAAGCATTTCTATAACAGTTACATCTACTCCAAAGGCATTCATTACATATGCGAATTCCATTCCTATTGCCCCGGAACCTAATATCACAAGGCTTGAGGGGAGTTTTTCCAACATGAGGATACCTGTGGAACTGAGAACGACCTCTTCATCAAACTCAAATCCGGGAATCTGTCGTGGAGAAGACCCTGTTGCCAAAAGGATAAACTTGGCAGAGTAGGCTTTGCCATCCACATCGATATTGTTTTCACCAGTTACTTTGGCAGTACCTTTGATGTATTCCACTTTATTTTTTTTGAAAAGTCCGCTCACTCCTTTCGTCATCTGACTTACAACAGCACGGGATTTATCAAAAACAGCTTTGTAATTTAAACCGCTTGTATCTGCTTTAACACCAATTTCTTCAAGCTCTTTTATAGCATGATAGTTTTCTGCCTGGTGGATGAGAGCCTTAGAAGGAATACAACCTATGTTAAGGCAGACTCCTCCTGGACTATCTTTTTCTATAACAGCCGTTTTTAGGCCTAATTGGCTGGCCCGTATGGCAGCAACATATCCGCCAGGACCAGCACCGATTACTATTAAATCAAAATCAAAACTCAAGATATTCTCCTTACATTAATAACTGGAAAGGATCTTCCATCATCTTTTTCATGTCACTCATGAAAGCGGCTCCAATGGCTCCGTCTATCGTTCTGTGGTCACAGCTCAAGGTCATTTTCATGATATTCTTGATTTCTAGTTCATCATTATCATTGACAACAGGAGTCTTAACTGTAGCGCCCAAGGCTAATATGGCTGAGCCGGGAGGATTGATAATGGCTGTAAACTCCTCAATACCAAATGATCCTAGATTACTAATAGTAAATGTAGCACCATTATATTCATCAGGAGCTAAGCCGCCATTCTTGGCTTTATCAATGAGAACCTTTAGTTCTGCATCTATCTGGGCAATCCCTTTGTTTCCACAGTCTCGTACAACAGGAGTTATAAGACCGGTAGGTAAGGCTACTGCCAAGCCGATATCAATTGAACCATGGAATTGAATACTGTCACCTAACCAGGAGGAGTTCAACTCTCTGTGTCGTTTAATAGCTTCTGCTGCGAATTTCATGAAGAAGGGATTTAATCCTAACTTTTCTTTTGCCCGGGCATTGGCTTTCTTACGGAAATCAACCATGCCATCCATAGCAACAGATAAGGTTAGATAAAAGTGGGGAGCCCCGAACTTACTTTCGGCTAATCGTTTAGCGATGGTTTGTCGCATTCGACTAACAGGTACGGTTTCATCCACTAGAGGACTTCCGAAGGAATTTCCTGAACTACCACCAACTGCTACACCCTCTACAGGAGCGAGAGGTGCTTTGAAGTTTTCTACATCTTCCTTAACGATTCGTCCTGCAGGACCAGTTCCTTTCACCATACCAAGATTAATGCCTCTGGAGGCGGCAATTTTTCGTGCTAATGGACTGGCTTTAATCCGATCATCACTGCTGGGAGAGACACTGGGTGCGGGTGTAGAAGCCTTAGGAGCTGCTGGTTTTGGTGCAGCTTCTTTGGCCGCTTCAGAAGCAGGAGCGGTTTCCTTTTTGGGTTCTTCTGCTTTTGGTTCAGGAGCCGCTGCTGGAGCAGCCTCAGCTTCAGCCACCAGATCAGAAACATCCTCGCCTTCTTCACCAATTATGGCAATAACATCTCCCACTCTTGCTGGTGATCCTTCACCTTTGATTATTTTAAGTAGAGTCCCCTCTTGGGCTGACTCGTATTCCATACTGGCTTTATCAGTCTCAACCTCACACAGAACATCTCCTGTACTGATGGTATCGCCCTCTTTAGCACTCCAGTTAAGTATGGTTCCTTCCTCCATAGTGGGAGAAAGGGCTATCATTAATACATTTTCTGCCATGTTCTATCCTTCTCTGTATAGGGTTTTCTTCGCTGCCGCCACAATCTTGGCCACAGTGGGTTGAACCTCAAGCTCTAATGTGTGGTTATAAGGCATAGGAACATCTTCTGATGAGACAAACTCAACAGGTGCATCCAGGTCATCAAAACATTTAGCAGAAATTAATCCGCTTATATGGGATCCCACACTTGCCTGGGGCCATGCTTCATCGACGACGACAACATGATTGGTTTTTCTAACAGATCCAAAAATTGTTTCTTCATCTAAGGGTCTGATAGATCGTATATCTATTACTTCTGCACTAATGCCTTCTTTTGCCAACTCTTCAGCGGCCTCTTCCAACATTTTCATAGGCTTTGAGAAACTCACGAGGGTAACATGCTCACCTTCTCGTCGTATAGCAGCCTTTCCAAAAGGTATTGTGTATTCCTCTTCAGGAACTTCTCCTGTCCAGCCATAGTACATTTCAGCTTCTAAGAAGATAACAGGGTTATCATCTCTAATAGCGGTCTTTAACAGACCCTTGGCATCATAAGGTGTAGATGGTGCAACCACTTTGATACCAGGTATATGCATAAAATAAGAAGCAAAACTTTGACTATGCTGGCTGGATAGGAACTCAGCCGGTCCATTAGGTCCACGCACTACCATGGGAACTTTTAACTGACCACCTGACATGTGTCTTAACTTAGCAGCATTGTTAATAATCTGATCAATAGCTAACAATCCGAATTGGAAAGTCATCCATTCTACTACTGGGCGTAATCCTACAGAGGCGGCACCAACGGCAACACCTGTAAAACCTAATTCGGTGATTGGTGTGTCAATGACTCTCTTATCTCCGTATTTTTCCCATAACCCTTTGGATACTTTATAAGCTCCATTATATTGAGCCACTTCTTCACCCATTAAGAGGACGTTCTCGTCACGAGTCATTTCCTCATCCAAGGCCTGACGAAGGGCTTCTCTCATTGCTATTATTGCCATACTCTTCTTCCTCCCTAGGCCAAAATATCTTCGTACATATCACTTAATGGTGGTTCTGGTGATTTATCTGCAAACTCTATAGCATCCTGAACCCTTTTCTTATCTTCTTTGTCCCATTCTTTGAATTGTTCATCTGTGATCAATCCAGCATCCAGCATTCGAGCTTTTAGTCCTAAAATAGGATCCTTTTGTTTGTATGCTTCTAAGTCTTCTTTAGAACGATATTTGGCCGGATCACTCATAGAGTGTCCTTTATATCTATATGTTTGAATCTCAATGAAAGCAGGAAGAGCTTGTTCTTTCGCTTGTTTTACTGCTTTACCTAGTTCTTCATACACAGCGATAACATCCATACCATCTACCTGCCAACTGGGAATTCCATAGCTATTACCCATTATAGAGTAATCAGTTACAGATGATACACGATCATAGGAAGTACCCATTCCGTACTGGTTATTTTCACATATAAAAACTACGGGCAGATTCCATATTTTCGCCAGGTTAAGAGTCTCATGGAATGACCCTTGGTGAATCGCTCCATCACCAAAAAAGACCAGAGTAGCACCTCCTGTGCCTTTATAGGCCTGCATAAGGGCGACCCCACCTGCAACGGGGATCTGGCCTCCGACGATACCATTTCCACCTAGCATATGTTTTTCAACATCAAACATATGCATGGATCCACCTTTACCTCGGCTAACACCAGTTGATTTACCATAAAGTTCGGCCATAATAGCATTGGGATCCATTCCCACAGCTAAGGCATGTCCGTGATCTCTATATCCTGTCAGAATATAATCCGTCTTCATATCCAGAGCTTTGACTGCACCAATAGCGACGGCTTCCTGACCATTGTACAAGTGGCAGAACCCTCCGATCTTTTTAAGACCATACATTTGTCCTGCTTTTTCTTCGAATCTTCTAATAAAGTTCATTTCCCTCAAAATACTTATTAGAAAATCCTTGTCATAAGAATCTATTTTTCGCATCCGCCTCTCCTAGCCTAAAAATCAACCTTGGCTCTCACACCACCAAGGGGTTCAAAATATTCAGCTTCCTCTATAACTGTTTCCAAAACGACCATTTCATCGGCGTTCTGGTTTAACTTCCAAAACATACCTAATCGACTACCTATTTCTGTAAGAACTTCAGCCTTATAGGAAGGATTATCTATTAGGTTTACCGTACCTTTAATGCTGACAACTTTGTCTAAGGCCTTGGTTTGTATTAACCAATGAACCTTTGGGTTAGCCTCTATCTGGGTTGCCTTCTTGAACTTTGGACTAGTAACGGCATATAAAAAACCTTCTCGATTACGTAACAGACTAGGAGTCATCCAACGTGCTTTGGGATTTCCGTCCGCATCTACAGTTGTGAGGACACCTACATTTGAGTCATCAATAACAAAATCTAACTTGTCCAAAATTTCACTAACATTCATTCTTTTTCCTCCTGTTTACTTAAAAACGCTCCCAAGCTAACCAGGCAGCGATCCTTTTTCTTATAGGGTTTGGAGCATTGGCCTTCACTAAGACCTGCCTTTTCCACTCCTTTCCTATGATTTCTGTCCAATCCTTTTCAGATTGATTGTCCTTTACGATGAAGCTCTTAATTATACCATGATCAATTTCAGCACTTAGAGAATCTTCTTCATTGACATAAAGATAGGAAAATGGTGGTGTTTTTTTGTATACACGATCAGGATCTGTAGCCGAACCATATTCATTAGGTTCCACTGTAATGATATTTGTTTGCCATTGTTTTGCGAATAAATCAGCCCACTCTTCACAGAGGCTCATTGCCGTTTGACCTGAAAGTAGCTTGGATAAATTCTTTATGGGAGAAGGACAGGACTGCACTGCATGAGTTGATATACGGCCTTTAAGCCCCTTAAGGGTTTTTGACGCACGATCCAAATCAGCATTTATAAGTAAAGTCCCATGATGTGCCTGCTTGTTTCTCTTATATGCATGAGCACTACCGGAAACTTTTTTACCATCATGGAGGAAATCACCCCTTTCAGTTCTAGTTAAATGTACACCTTTGTCCTTGAGCAACTTGTCCACTTCTTGAAATATCCAATTAGGATCCCAGTCTTTGGGACCGAGAAAACTAAAGTTCAGATTCCCTATATCATGATAAACAGTCCCTCCACCCGAGAATCTACGAAACACAGGAATACCTTCTGCTTCACAATAGGATAGATTACATTCTCTCCAGGGATTCTGAAACTTACCCATAACCACAGCGTCTTTGTTGATATAAAAGACAACTCTCACTGTATTCTCAGGAAGATCATCAAAAAGGCTTTCTTCCCAGTTCAGGTTAGCTCCAGGATCATGACTAAGAGAACGATATACTTCAAAGTCCATATGTTTAGCTTTATTCCTCCTGTATTTAATTTCAAGTAATTAGATCAAGTTTCGTTTCCTGATTAATTTAGTCACAATCAATTGCATCTGTCTAGTTTTTTTTAAAATTGAGATTAGTAGTAATTTTTATCGATAATACTTTACAAATTAAGACTAATTTCTTATTGTTGACACTAGAGATTAGGTATGGCTTTTTCCTTGCTTTACTTTAGAAACTCTTTTACTCTTAACCAAAGGATATTCCAAAATTTGAGGTGAAATTGTGATCCAATATCAGAAACAACCTATGATGATGAAAGTGGTCTACAGTCTTATCCCTATCTTTCTTTATTCAATCTACTTATACGGGTGGAGAAGTTTTGCTCTTGTAGCAATGTCTGTCGTTCTGGCTGTTACAGTAGAATGGATAATGGAGAAGAATAAGAAAAAGA
This window encodes:
- a CDS encoding pyruvate dehydrogenase complex E1 component subunit beta, with the translated sequence MAIIAMREALRQALDEEMTRDENVLLMGEEVAQYNGAYKVSKGLWEKYGDKRVIDTPITELGFTGVAVGAASVGLRPVVEWMTFQFGLLAIDQIINNAAKLRHMSGGQLKVPMVVRGPNGPAEFLSSQHSQSFASYFMHIPGIKVVAPSTPYDAKGLLKTAIRDDNPVIFLEAEMYYGWTGEVPEEEYTIPFGKAAIRREGEHVTLVSFSKPMKMLEEAAEELAKEGISAEVIDIRSIRPLDEETIFGSVRKTNHVVVVDEAWPQASVGSHISGLISAKCFDDLDAPVEFVSSEDVPMPYNHTLELEVQPTVAKIVAAAKKTLYREG
- a CDS encoding pyruvate dehydrogenase complex dihydrolipoamide acetyltransferase produces the protein MAENVLMIALSPTMEEGTILNWSAKEGDTISTGDVLCEVETDKASMEYESAQEGTLLKIIKGEGSPARVGDVIAIIGEEGEDVSDLVAEAEAAPAAAPEPKAEEPKKETAPASEAAKEAAPKPAAPKASTPAPSVSPSSDDRIKASPLARKIAASRGINLGMVKGTGPAGRIVKEDVENFKAPLAPVEGVAVGGSSGNSFGSPLVDETVPVSRMRQTIAKRLAESKFGAPHFYLTLSVAMDGMVDFRKKANARAKEKLGLNPFFMKFAAEAIKRHRELNSSWLGDSIQFHGSIDIGLAVALPTGLITPVVRDCGNKGIAQIDAELKVLIDKAKNGGLAPDEYNGATFTISNLGSFGIEEFTAIINPPGSAILALGATVKTPVVNDNDELEIKNIMKMTLSCDHRTIDGAIGAAFMSDMKKMMEDPFQLLM
- the pdhA gene encoding pyruvate dehydrogenase (acetyl-transferring) E1 component subunit alpha — its product is MRKIDSYDKDFLISILREMNFIRRFEEKAGQMYGLKKIGGFCHLYNGQEAVAIGAVKALDMKTDYILTGYRDHGHALAVGMDPNAIMAELYGKSTGVSRGKGGSMHMFDVEKHMLGGNGIVGGQIPVAGGVALMQAYKGTGGATLVFFGDGAIHQGSFHETLNLAKIWNLPVVFICENNQYGMGTSYDRVSSVTDYSIMGNSYGIPSWQVDGMDVIAVYEELGKAVKQAKEQALPAFIEIQTYRYKGHSMSDPAKYRSKEDLEAYKQKDPILGLKARMLDAGLITDEQFKEWDKEDKKRVQDAIEFADKSPEPPLSDMYEDILA
- a CDS encoding lipoyl protein ligase domain-containing protein codes for the protein MDFEVYRSLSHDPGANLNWEESLFDDLPENTVRVVFYINKDAVVMGKFQNPWRECNLSYCEAEGIPVFRRFSGGGTVYHDIGNLNFSFLGPKDWDPNWIFQEVDKLLKDKGVHLTRTERGDFLHDGKKVSGSAHAYKRNKQAHHGTLLINADLDRASKTLKGLKGRISTHAVQSCPSPIKNLSKLLSGQTAMSLCEEWADLFAKQWQTNIITVEPNEYGSATDPDRVYKKTPPFSYLYVNEEDSLSAEIDHGIIKSFIVKDNQSEKDWTEIIGKEWKRQVLVKANAPNPIRKRIAAWLAWERF
- a CDS encoding pyridoxamine 5'-phosphate oxidase family protein, which encodes MNVSEILDKLDFVIDDSNVGVLTTVDADGNPKARWMTPSLLRNREGFLYAVTSPKFKKATQIEANPKVHWLIQTKALDKVVSIKGTVNLIDNPSYKAEVLTEIGSRLGMFWKLNQNADEMVVLETVIEEAEYFEPLGGVRAKVDF